A stretch of Desulfobacter hydrogenophilus DNA encodes these proteins:
- a CDS encoding DUF2868 domain-containing protein, producing MILPLKDIIDLDFFRGLDEKPEMVDTRGFASRDREIFRQIKDGDRLDDAGLIAGWLEHRRLLFSQETGKGGPGAKLPGELFASFYAWITKWAFACGLAAGGLGAYSFLAYHGSRPVNVTLFIAVFIFLPALLCLAAALVGFHQFRSGPAGSGWAGALHRLSMRLFIDKFMGRLQKWAAPVQKHFPQLSKDAGDLLHLDTRPFRSILFWPVFIVLSLGALGFSTGALGGTFFRIMVTDMAFGWQSTLLTSGESVHRLVTWMALPWSWVMPDIFVPTLEQIEGSRIVLKEGIVGLASEHLAAWWPFLCMGLLVYALIPRIILVGLARAARTLALARFDLSRPGYQRLLMRMRTPLMGMDIKETGGSRAEFRAPLPRPEPAPVKAKEERSVVMPQPAAILNTSEPKLKPEPEPEPKPAPGLESELKPGPEFRPPILSDETRVKKNTPGALVLGSARGFQENDMEQIRTGLEQQFGIHVTDTVGIHFDFDEDQDQIAAQVKNLGQGPLIVLQEVWQPPIRGLLYYFVQIRECFPDFPLWIVMIQTMDQEEKDVAPSDVNFQVWKSAVNQLNDPLMTIERWVSP from the coding sequence ATGATTTTACCGCTTAAAGATATTATTGATCTCGATTTTTTCCGGGGTCTGGATGAGAAGCCGGAAATGGTTGATACGAGGGGATTTGCATCCCGGGACAGGGAGATCTTCCGCCAGATTAAAGACGGTGATCGTCTGGATGATGCCGGGCTGATTGCCGGATGGCTGGAACATCGGCGCCTATTGTTTTCCCAAGAGACCGGCAAGGGCGGCCCCGGTGCAAAGCTTCCTGGTGAATTATTTGCGTCTTTTTACGCCTGGATTACCAAATGGGCGTTTGCCTGTGGGTTGGCTGCCGGAGGTTTGGGCGCATATTCGTTTCTGGCTTATCATGGCAGCCGGCCTGTGAATGTGACCCTGTTTATCGCTGTGTTTATCTTCTTGCCAGCCTTGCTTTGTTTGGCTGCGGCATTGGTGGGATTCCATCAGTTCCGGTCAGGCCCTGCCGGGTCGGGCTGGGCCGGTGCGCTGCACCGATTATCCATGCGTCTGTTCATTGATAAATTTATGGGGCGGCTGCAGAAATGGGCCGCACCTGTTCAAAAGCATTTTCCTCAATTATCAAAAGATGCCGGTGATCTGCTGCATCTGGACACCCGGCCCTTTCGGAGTATTTTATTCTGGCCGGTGTTCATTGTACTCTCCCTGGGTGCGTTGGGATTTTCAACCGGGGCCCTTGGTGGTACGTTTTTCAGGATTATGGTTACGGATATGGCCTTTGGCTGGCAGTCCACGCTTTTAACTTCAGGGGAGAGTGTGCACCGCCTGGTAACCTGGATGGCATTGCCCTGGTCATGGGTCATGCCTGATATTTTTGTGCCGACTCTTGAGCAGATAGAAGGCAGTCGGATTGTGCTCAAAGAAGGTATTGTCGGACTGGCCAGCGAACATTTGGCGGCCTGGTGGCCGTTTTTGTGTATGGGACTGCTGGTATATGCCCTTATTCCCCGAATTATTTTAGTGGGTTTGGCCCGGGCGGCCAGGACCTTGGCCCTTGCCCGGTTTGACCTGTCCCGGCCCGGATACCAGCGTCTGCTTATGCGGATGCGGACCCCCCTCATGGGTATGGACATCAAAGAGACCGGGGGCTCCCGGGCGGAATTCAGAGCGCCGTTACCCAGGCCGGAACCCGCACCTGTGAAGGCAAAAGAAGAAAGATCGGTTGTTATGCCCCAACCCGCTGCGATTTTAAATACATCTGAACCAAAGCTAAAACCTGAACCAGAGCCGGAGCCGAAGCCTGCACCAGGACTAGAATCAGAATTAAAACCTGGGCCGGAATTCCGGCCTCCGATTCTATCGGATGAAACCCGTGTAAAAAAGAATACGCCTGGTGCACTTGTACTTGGATCGGCCAGGGGGTTTCAGGAAAATGATATGGAGCAGATCCGAACCGGTCTGGAACAGCAGTTTGGTATCCATGTTACCGATACCGTTGGCATACATTTTGATTTTGATGAAGATCAGGACCAGATCGCAGCCCAGGTCAAGAATTTGGGCCAGGGCCCTTTGATCGTGCTCCAGGAGGTCTGGCAGCCGCCCATCCGTGGTCTGCTCTATTATTTTGTTCAAATCCGTGAATGTTTTCCTGATTTCCCTCTGTGGATTGTTATGATCCAGACAATGGACCAGGAAGAAAAAGATGTGGCGCCTTCTGATGTGAATTTTCAGGTGTGGAAGAGTGCCGTAAACCAGCTCAACGATCCTCTGATGACCATTGAAAGGTGGGTGTCGCCATGA
- a CDS encoding recombinase family protein → MGVTPITDDIDTTTPAGRFFLHVMASLSQMERELLTQLSEE, encoded by the coding sequence ATTGGGGTTACCCCTATCACGGATGATATTGACACCACGACACCCGCCGGCAGGTTCTTTCTTCATGTAATGGCATCACTTTCTCAAATGGAGCGTGAGCTATTAACTCAACTTTCGGAGGAGTAA
- a CDS encoding ATP-binding protein produces MKTYTKILLPTLPLICFFLAATIAITYHFSRTALLDLGDAWLSARLNMAMEITREQKKILHDQGLGSIPASIDKAKQDAIARIRNITIGNKGFVFIIDRNGAIIFHPNKYLNDTDLGREKWFSSLTHHGGKKIIDLSGERLLVRFGYFAPWEWYVLAADPTAEVYGSINRMQPYLYGLFILIAIIISLVLMFFTARLARPLKELLLGTQAFGKGNLDTRINIQSDDEFGLLAKEFNRMAFRLQDSLYALKQNEEHFRALIENANDMIWILDQEGVFRYVSPSTFRILGYQPKALIGRCAQDFIHPQEKEELTERFTLRVASLIQTHPTAIRFRHEANYWCILECISKNLMDHPTIKGMVINLRDITKRKQAEQALKLYHQELENRVEERTRDLQTANNALNNEIQIRRQKEKELERASRVKSEFLANVSHEIRTPLNAILGFSELLETMISEKQQASYLSAINTAGKNLSGLINNILNLSKMEAGKLEINRKPVLLKSLFDEIYRLFKIKLKTKNLEFFIKLPENDMGALDLDEMRLRQVIINLVGNALKFTECGTISLKAQIRTSPQNEGRSADLIIQVADTGIGICETQQDKIFEAFEQASVGTSRKFGGTGLGLAICKQLIELMDGKLSVSSKPDQGSIFTIFLPGVKRYHTHSPASAEAKKSAWTSMQFAKDRILIVDDDRDIRFMLREVLKKINLEVIEAADGIQAIEHAKAQKPALIFIDLKMPEITGVETAARLKADRDVAHIPICLMTAGMTLWSKEELESRGFACTITKPIAIDNLMAVLTRFINPAPDASERSAVLSRLDTLDKDSLPDDFLDRLRKDITPHIPPTRQALKISEIQRFAVRLTETGKVFKIEAFKTFGNELFQLCKTFDIEKIQEHLEYFTQTINRLV; encoded by the coding sequence ATGAAAACCTACACCAAAATTCTGCTTCCGACTCTCCCGCTGATTTGTTTCTTTTTGGCGGCAACCATTGCAATCACTTACCATTTTTCGAGAACAGCCCTTCTTGACCTCGGGGATGCCTGGCTTTCCGCTCGGTTGAATATGGCCATGGAAATTACCCGGGAGCAAAAAAAAATTCTTCATGACCAAGGCCTGGGAAGCATCCCGGCAAGCATTGATAAGGCAAAACAAGACGCAATAGCCCGTATCCGGAACATCACCATCGGAAATAAAGGGTTTGTTTTTATAATAGATCGCAACGGTGCGATCATCTTTCATCCCAATAAATACCTTAATGATACGGACCTGGGTCGAGAAAAATGGTTTTCTTCTTTGACACATCACGGGGGTAAAAAAATTATAGACCTTTCCGGGGAGCGTCTCCTTGTGCGATTTGGGTATTTCGCGCCCTGGGAGTGGTATGTCCTGGCGGCGGACCCCACAGCTGAGGTGTACGGTAGCATCAACCGGATGCAGCCCTATCTGTATGGATTATTTATTTTAATCGCCATTATCATCTCCCTGGTTTTGATGTTTTTTACCGCGCGCCTGGCCCGTCCGCTCAAGGAGCTTCTTTTAGGAACCCAGGCTTTTGGAAAAGGCAATCTCGACACCCGAATTAATATTCAGTCCGACGATGAATTCGGTCTTCTGGCAAAAGAGTTTAACCGGATGGCATTCAGACTCCAGGACAGTCTATACGCATTAAAACAGAATGAAGAGCATTTTAGAGCATTAATTGAAAATGCCAACGATATGATCTGGATTCTTGACCAGGAAGGGGTCTTTCGTTATGTCAGCCCGTCTACATTCCGGATTCTTGGATATCAGCCCAAAGCACTTATCGGCCGTTGTGCTCAGGATTTTATACATCCCCAGGAAAAAGAGGAACTAACCGAAAGATTTACCCTCAGGGTGGCCTCTTTGATCCAGACACATCCGACAGCCATTCGATTTAGACACGAAGCTAATTACTGGTGTATTCTTGAATGCATTTCCAAAAACCTCATGGATCACCCCACCATCAAGGGGATGGTTATTAACCTAAGGGATATCACCAAACGAAAACAGGCGGAACAGGCCCTGAAGCTGTATCACCAGGAGCTGGAAAACCGGGTAGAGGAACGCACCAGAGATCTTCAGACAGCTAACAACGCCTTGAATAACGAAATCCAAATCCGCAGACAAAAAGAAAAAGAACTGGAACGTGCAAGCCGGGTAAAAAGTGAATTTCTGGCCAATGTGAGTCATGAAATCCGAACACCTTTAAACGCAATTCTTGGTTTCAGCGAACTTTTGGAAACAATGATCAGTGAAAAGCAGCAGGCCAGTTACCTTTCAGCCATCAATACCGCCGGAAAAAACCTTTCCGGCCTGATCAACAACATACTTAACCTGTCCAAAATGGAGGCCGGTAAACTGGAAATTAATCGAAAACCTGTCCTTTTAAAGTCTTTGTTCGATGAAATATACCGGCTGTTCAAAATAAAATTGAAAACAAAAAACCTGGAATTTTTCATTAAGTTGCCTGAAAATGACATGGGCGCTCTGGACCTGGATGAAATGCGTTTGCGCCAGGTCATTATTAATTTGGTGGGAAATGCCCTGAAATTCACTGAATGCGGCACTATTTCCCTTAAAGCACAAATTCGTACCAGCCCCCAAAATGAGGGAAGGTCCGCGGATCTTATTATCCAGGTGGCAGACACAGGCATTGGTATTTGCGAAACCCAACAGGATAAAATATTTGAAGCGTTTGAACAGGCATCGGTCGGAACCAGCCGAAAATTCGGCGGCACCGGACTGGGGCTGGCCATCTGCAAACAGCTTATAGAACTTATGGACGGAAAACTTTCCGTATCAAGCAAACCGGATCAAGGCAGTATATTTACCATCTTCCTGCCGGGTGTTAAACGATATCACACGCACAGTCCCGCATCGGCGGAAGCAAAAAAATCAGCCTGGACCAGCATGCAGTTTGCCAAAGATCGGATTCTTATTGTGGATGACGATCGGGATATCCGGTTTATGCTCAGGGAAGTCCTGAAAAAAATCAATTTGGAAGTCATAGAAGCGGCAGACGGCATCCAGGCGATTGAGCATGCCAAAGCACAGAAACCAGCGCTGATATTCATCGATTTAAAAATGCCTGAAATCACCGGTGTGGAGACCGCAGCACGTTTGAAAGCAGACCGAGACGTTGCCCATATTCCCATATGTCTTATGACTGCAGGCATGACGCTATGGTCCAAAGAGGAACTTGAATCCCGGGGTTTTGCCTGCACCATTACCAAGCCTATCGCCATAGACAATCTGATGGCCGTTTTAACACGATTCATCAACCCGGCGCCTGATGCTTCGGAACGATCTGCCGTGTTAAGCCGGCTGGACACATTGGACAAAGACAGCCTGCCCGACGATTTTTTGGACAGATTGCGCAAGGATATTACCCCCCATATCCCACCAACCCGACAGGCTTTAAAAATATCCGAGATCCAACGATTTGCCGTAAGACTCACTGAAACCGGAAAAGTTTTTAAAATTGAAGCGTTTAAAACATTTGGAAATGAGCTTTTTCAGTTGTGTAAAACCTTTGACATTGAAAAGATCCAGGAGCACCTTGAATACTTTACCCAGACCATAAACCGACTCGTTTGA
- a CDS encoding acyltransferase, producing MIRDKRPYYIKQAWYRLQDFYVRRYLVHQLSALGPHPYIIKPWYIELFGSPISIGSHVTLLGCPDKRTRLTVWSEKKEIDGIRIGDHVLISPGVRISAANSIHIADSCMLASHAYITDSDWHGIYDRSLPPETRSKVVLEENVWIGDSAIVCKGVTIGKNTIIGAGAVVTCDIPANVVAAGNPARVIRKLDPAREIITRKDRYGDTEKMTAVLETAEKDCLEGNTFLGWIRSLIAPGSE from the coding sequence ATGATTCGGGATAAACGCCCATATTATATTAAACAGGCCTGGTATCGGCTACAGGATTTTTATGTCCGCCGTTATCTTGTTCACCAGCTCAGCGCCCTGGGTCCCCACCCTTACATAATTAAACCCTGGTATATTGAATTGTTCGGCAGCCCCATCTCCATCGGCAGTCATGTAACCCTGCTGGGGTGCCCGGACAAAAGAACCCGGTTAACGGTGTGGTCCGAAAAAAAAGAGATTGACGGTATCCGTATCGGAGACCATGTACTTATATCTCCGGGCGTGCGAATTTCAGCAGCCAATTCCATTCACATTGCTGATTCGTGCATGCTGGCCAGCCACGCCTACATTACCGATTCAGACTGGCACGGTATTTACGACAGATCATTGCCGCCGGAAACCCGGTCAAAGGTGGTTCTTGAAGAAAATGTGTGGATCGGAGATTCCGCCATTGTGTGCAAAGGCGTAACCATCGGGAAAAATACCATTATCGGAGCCGGTGCCGTTGTCACCTGTGACATTCCTGCCAATGTTGTGGCCGCAGGCAATCCGGCCAGGGTCATCCGGAAACTTGATCCCGCCCGGGAAATAATCACCCGAAAAGACCGGTACGGCGATACGGAAAAGATGACAGCGGTTCTGGAAACTGCTGAAAAGGACTGCCTGGAAGGAAATACATTTTTAGGATGGATTCGCAGTCTTATCGCCCCAGGTAGTGAATAG
- a CDS encoding IS4 family transposase encodes MNTTLTNVENQMTNSEQIGVLNDYFTKFKIGKLLNQSGIVKTKGASPLAIFTALFNLAFHNKNLYQGIVKNKKVDVDKDAAYNFLNSPTYNWRRFTLQLCRRIYFIIRKLLDDSSEEVLIFDDSTYSRNRSKKVELLSRVFDHTDMKYIKGFRMLTLGWSDGNSFLGLDFALLSSVDKKNRYNEINPDIDKRTCGYHRRQEAVTKTTAHLVPMVKRALDMGVRAKYILMDSWFSMPSAIANLREYIHVICMLKDHPKWLYEYQGKKLRLSELYGKLKKKRGRAKVKAQAIVTLSNGKQAKIIFVPCDKKRGWLALLSTDLALPNEEIIRLYGKRWDIEVFFKMCKQHLKLVKEIQIRNYDGLVGHTSLVIARYNILSLYQRQCMDQRSFGELFRACNDEMTNLSFMVSLERIMRLALVNIRQLFNFTERMVQVMLDQVMGQALKYFGFSSRPEELLGV; translated from the coding sequence ATGAATACTACCCTTACCAACGTAGAAAATCAAATGACAAATTCAGAACAAATCGGCGTACTCAATGATTATTTTACAAAATTCAAAATTGGTAAGTTATTGAATCAATCAGGAATCGTTAAAACCAAAGGAGCCTCACCGCTTGCCATTTTCACAGCCCTATTTAACTTGGCATTTCACAACAAGAATTTATACCAGGGCATTGTGAAAAATAAAAAAGTTGATGTCGATAAGGACGCCGCTTACAATTTTTTGAACTCTCCAACATATAACTGGCGGCGGTTTACCCTTCAGCTCTGCCGCCGAATTTATTTTATCATCAGAAAGCTCCTTGATGATTCTTCTGAAGAAGTTCTTATCTTCGACGATTCTACCTATAGCAGAAACCGTTCTAAAAAAGTCGAGCTTTTATCCCGGGTGTTTGATCATACAGATATGAAGTACATCAAAGGATTCCGGATGCTGACTCTTGGCTGGTCTGACGGTAACAGTTTTCTTGGACTTGATTTTGCCCTTTTATCATCTGTAGACAAAAAGAATCGATACAATGAAATAAATCCTGATATTGATAAAAGGACCTGCGGATATCATCGCCGCCAGGAAGCGGTTACAAAAACCACAGCCCATCTCGTACCGATGGTAAAAAGAGCCCTTGATATGGGTGTCCGGGCTAAGTATATTTTAATGGACAGTTGGTTTTCGATGCCGTCAGCAATCGCAAATTTGCGGGAATACATACACGTCATATGCATGCTGAAAGATCATCCAAAATGGCTTTATGAATATCAAGGCAAAAAGCTTAGGCTGTCCGAACTCTATGGAAAATTGAAGAAAAAACGAGGAAGAGCAAAAGTCAAAGCCCAAGCTATTGTTACTCTTTCCAACGGCAAGCAGGCAAAAATCATTTTTGTTCCCTGTGATAAAAAACGTGGCTGGCTTGCACTCCTGTCGACAGATTTGGCCCTTCCTAATGAAGAAATCATTCGTCTGTACGGCAAACGTTGGGATATAGAGGTCTTTTTCAAAATGTGCAAACAGCACTTAAAATTGGTGAAGGAAATACAAATTCGAAATTACGATGGCCTTGTGGGCCATACATCTCTGGTTATTGCCAGGTATAATATTCTCAGCCTTTATCAGCGGCAATGTATGGATCAGAGATCATTCGGGGAGCTCTTCAGGGCCTGTAACGATGAGATGACCAATTTGTCTTTTATGGTTTCTTTGGAGCGGATCATGCGTTTAGCTTTGGTAAATATTCGGCAATTATTTAATTTTACCGAGCGTATGGTTCAAGTGATGCTTGATCAGGTAATGGGCCAAGCTCTCAAGTATTTCGGTTTTTCAAGTAGGCCTGAGGAATTATTGGGGGTGTAA
- a CDS encoding DUF3482 domain-containing protein — protein MMILPEFAVLGHPNEGKSSVVSTLAEDDRIQVSPVPGETRVSKSYSVTMDDKEIIRFVDTPGFQVPQQTLSWFRKNPGPDMVVQFIAEHEKDPFFADECELLTPVANGAGIIYVVDGSRPIREDDLAEMEILRLTGRPRMAIINSKSDTRDNTAVWKEEFRKFFNVVRVFNSNQADFYERIRLLESLKAIDQDIEPLMEGVIQAFNMEWEKRNRMACAYIVHGMEQSLTFFLSRKLKTDMDPVTLKEDLTREYQKKIRDIEQKMFGHIRSLFRHHLYDYPLPACSILRHDLFSDQTWEMLGLTRTQAATAGAVLGGTLGAVLDTAAAGLTFGIFTAIGSAVGAGSAFMGIRRLASAASGLGGDRVQVGPNENIQFLYILLDRALLYYTHMSRRAHGRRDVPEIDSQLTSKGEKAGISTLLTTKQHRVCMEFFKACRKKSATSGQKHSSSFDQLVASLLKDILERRINP, from the coding sequence ATGATGATTTTGCCCGAATTTGCCGTTTTAGGGCACCCCAACGAGGGAAAATCCTCGGTGGTGTCCACCCTGGCCGAGGATGATCGTATCCAGGTCAGCCCGGTGCCGGGTGAAACAAGGGTTTCCAAATCCTATTCCGTAACCATGGATGACAAGGAGATCATCCGGTTTGTGGATACCCCGGGGTTCCAGGTGCCCCAGCAGACCCTGTCCTGGTTCAGAAAGAATCCCGGACCGGACATGGTGGTTCAATTTATTGCCGAACATGAAAAAGATCCGTTTTTTGCCGACGAGTGCGAACTGTTGACACCAGTGGCCAATGGCGCCGGCATTATTTATGTGGTGGACGGATCCCGGCCCATAAGGGAAGATGACCTGGCTGAAATGGAGATCCTGCGGCTCACGGGTCGACCCAGGATGGCGATTATCAATTCAAAATCCGATACCCGGGATAATACGGCGGTATGGAAGGAAGAGTTCCGAAAATTTTTTAACGTGGTCCGGGTGTTTAATTCCAACCAGGCCGATTTTTATGAGCGCATTCGGCTTCTGGAAAGCCTTAAAGCCATTGATCAGGATATTGAACCGTTGATGGAAGGCGTGATTCAGGCGTTTAACATGGAGTGGGAAAAACGCAACCGCATGGCCTGTGCCTATATTGTCCACGGCATGGAACAGAGTTTGACCTTTTTTTTATCCCGCAAGCTGAAAACCGACATGGATCCCGTGACACTCAAGGAAGACCTTACCCGGGAATACCAAAAAAAAATTCGGGATATTGAACAAAAAATGTTTGGGCATATCCGTTCATTGTTCCGCCATCATCTCTATGATTATCCATTGCCGGCCTGTTCCATTCTCAGGCATGATCTGTTTTCAGACCAGACCTGGGAAATGCTGGGTCTAACCCGGACCCAGGCTGCCACCGCCGGTGCTGTGCTGGGGGGGACCCTTGGAGCGGTGCTGGATACGGCGGCAGCCGGGCTGACCTTTGGGATTTTTACGGCCATCGGCTCTGCCGTGGGGGCAGGCTCGGCCTTTATGGGCATCCGGCGTCTTGCCAGTGCCGCTTCGGGCCTGGGCGGCGATCGGGTCCAGGTGGGCCCCAATGAAAATATTCAGTTTTTGTATATTCTTCTGGACCGGGCGTTGCTCTATTACACCCATATGAGTCGACGGGCCCATGGCCGGCGTGATGTCCCTGAAATCGATTCCCAGCTTACTTCCAAAGGAGAAAAGGCGGGGATATCCACGCTTTTGACGACAAAACAGCACCGGGTCTGCATGGAGTTCTTTAAAGCCTGCCGAAAAAAAAGTGCAACATCCGGTCAAAAACATTCGTCATCCTTTGATCAGCTGGTGGCCTCTTTGCTGAAAGATATCCTTGAAAGACGCATCAATCCCTGA
- a CDS encoding phenyltransferase domain-containing protein, whose product MHPINAKLHPNSPLNPGSVARMIAGLQRKNGDIPWHAGGKTDPWDLVESVMGLNIGGFHDQAMAALDWLAALQNENGSWYSSYMDSVPGDRTTESHMACYLAVGLFHQFLIKGDKADLEKFWSIMSKGVNFALGLQATTGEIYWAKSPGGKIDPMSLLSGSSSIFISLKCALAIAGILGRNRPEWENGLKRLGRSIRENIVTYNVSKSRFSMYWFYPILSGALQGRRAKARMDRYWHKYVIEGQGCRCVSDQPWVTIAETSELVLALHAMGRRQKAGIVFSWIHNRVFEDQTFWCGYTYPDMVVWPEEKISWTNAVVLMAADALYSLTPGARLFDHDAWDGCTFKF is encoded by the coding sequence ATGCACCCGATAAATGCAAAGCTGCACCCAAACTCGCCTCTGAACCCCGGCTCAGTTGCTCGTATGATTGCCGGTCTTCAAAGGAAGAATGGAGACATCCCCTGGCATGCCGGAGGGAAAACCGACCCTTGGGATCTTGTGGAATCTGTCATGGGGCTGAATATCGGCGGATTTCATGACCAGGCAATGGCTGCCTTGGACTGGCTGGCCGCTCTCCAGAATGAAAACGGTTCCTGGTATTCATCCTATATGGATTCGGTTCCCGGGGACCGGACCACCGAAAGCCACATGGCCTGTTATCTGGCCGTGGGGCTGTTTCATCAGTTTTTAATAAAAGGGGATAAGGCTGATCTGGAAAAATTCTGGTCAATCATGTCAAAGGGCGTTAACTTTGCGTTAGGCCTTCAAGCGACCACAGGCGAAATTTACTGGGCAAAAAGTCCCGGGGGAAAGATTGATCCCATGTCTCTTTTGTCCGGTTCCTCTTCCATATTCATAAGCCTGAAATGTGCCCTGGCCATTGCCGGTATCCTGGGCCGGAACCGTCCGGAATGGGAGAATGGGCTTAAACGCCTTGGCAGATCCATCCGAGAAAATATTGTTACCTATAACGTGTCCAAGTCCAGGTTTTCCATGTACTGGTTTTACCCAATACTGTCCGGGGCATTGCAGGGACGCCGGGCAAAGGCACGTATGGACCGATACTGGCATAAATATGTTATTGAGGGTCAGGGGTGCCGCTGTGTGTCCGACCAGCCCTGGGTTACCATTGCCGAAACCTCGGAGCTGGTGCTTGCGCTTCACGCCATGGGGCGCAGGCAAAAGGCCGGGATCGTTTTTTCCTGGATTCACAACCGGGTGTTTGAGGATCAAACCTTCTGGTGCGGGTATACGTATCCGGATATGGTGGTCTGGCCCGAGGAGAAAATATCCTGGACCAATGCCGTGGTTTTGATGGCCGCCGATGCCCTGTACAGCCTGACGCCCGGGGCGCGATTGTTTGATCATGATGCATGGGACGGCTGTACGTTTAAATTTTAA